One region of Clavibacter michiganensis subsp. tessellarius genomic DNA includes:
- a CDS encoding low molecular weight phosphatase family protein, translating into MPDRAPHVVFVCARNGGKSQLAAALMRHDGGGAVAVSSAGTDPGTDLNALAVASLAELGIDVGDERPKPLTDDMVRAADLVVVLGAEAHVDGDRGVAVETWITDEPSERGIDGMERMRLVRDDIRARVGELRGRLGGAA; encoded by the coding sequence ATGCCCGACCGCGCCCCGCACGTCGTCTTCGTCTGCGCCCGCAACGGCGGCAAGTCCCAGCTCGCGGCGGCGCTCATGCGGCACGACGGGGGAGGCGCGGTCGCCGTGTCGTCCGCCGGCACGGATCCCGGGACCGACCTCAACGCGCTCGCAGTGGCCTCGCTCGCCGAGCTCGGCATCGACGTGGGGGACGAGCGCCCCAAGCCCCTGACGGACGACATGGTGCGCGCCGCCGACCTCGTGGTCGTGCTCGGCGCCGAGGCCCACGTGGACGGCGACCGGGGCGTCGCGGTCGAGACGTGGATCACCGACGAGCCGTCGGAGCGCGGCATCGACGGGATGGAGCGGATGCGCCTCGTGCGCGACGACATCCGCGCCCGCGTCGGCGAGCTGCGCGGGCGGCTGGGCGGCGCGGCCTAG
- a CDS encoding TetR/AcrR family transcriptional regulator: MPRLIDRARREDELAEAVWRVIRRDGASGVSVRTVAAEAGLSTGSLRHSFPTRIELMAHATALVGRRVAARTARRRSEPDARRRTVQVLAERLPLDDERRAEAEVTAALHADAASHPRLREVRRAAHAAARETCLTQLAQLRAAGLLRPDAHPDDEADHLQALVAGLALQLLVHEPDPAQHARALRLLERHVDALVARPRGERGDRGDRGERPSGRDDVPAGRTPRREA, from the coding sequence ATGCCCCGCCTGATCGACCGCGCGCGCCGCGAGGACGAGCTCGCCGAGGCCGTCTGGCGCGTCATCCGCCGGGACGGCGCGAGCGGCGTGTCCGTGCGCACGGTCGCGGCGGAGGCGGGCCTCAGCACCGGGTCGCTGCGGCACTCGTTCCCCACGCGGATCGAGCTGATGGCCCACGCGACCGCGCTCGTCGGCCGCCGGGTCGCCGCCCGCACCGCGCGCCGCCGCTCCGAGCCGGACGCCCGGCGCCGCACGGTCCAGGTGCTCGCGGAGCGGCTCCCGCTCGACGACGAGCGCCGCGCGGAGGCCGAGGTCACGGCCGCGCTGCACGCCGACGCCGCGTCGCACCCGCGCCTCCGCGAGGTGCGCCGGGCCGCCCACGCGGCCGCGCGCGAGACGTGCCTCACGCAGCTCGCGCAGCTGCGAGCCGCGGGGCTGCTGCGGCCGGACGCGCATCCGGACGACGAGGCCGACCACCTGCAGGCGCTCGTCGCGGGCCTCGCGCTGCAGCTCCTCGTGCACGAGCCGGATCCCGCGCAGCACGCCCGCGCGCTCCGCCTGCTCGAGCGGCACGTGGACGCGCTCGTGGCGCGTCCGCGGGGCGAGCGCGGCGATCGGGGCGATCGGGGTGAGCGGCCGTCGGGGCGCGACGACGTCCCGGCGGGCCGGACCCCGCGCCGCGAGGCCTAG
- a CDS encoding carboxylesterase family protein — protein sequence MRPFTPPCGPVVGWADGEVVRATGIPYATADRFAPPVPHADWSQPLDATAWAPACPQAPMAELDAVLGDFAGLRVDEDCLRVSVTMPRDVAPDAALPVMVWIHGGSYVAGAGDVPIMDPAPLVAEQRVVVVTVTYRLGLLGYLGDGAGRPANLGLLDQLEALRWVARNIRAFGGDPARVTAFGQSAGGDAVAHLMALPEAAGLFRRAIVQSAPLGISRGRRRMNAAMARASRDLTADMPVEDVVARQAAVERVAAPYGLIGAMPFGTQYGHAPLPPESRLDAAWDRAAPGVDVLIGYTAEEARLFLPGIPWLARLTRTPVLGPLVRRAAVAAVTGIIYGVPGRRFARRHARAGGTAHRYVIRWSAPGSPLGAAHTVDLPLLFGDEEAWRGAGLLAGAPWEGIQRDARRVRQVWGDFARGRIPTRQLVPGVLELRRVDG from the coding sequence ATGCGCCCCTTCACGCCGCCCTGCGGCCCCGTGGTCGGCTGGGCCGACGGCGAGGTCGTGCGGGCCACCGGCATCCCGTACGCCACCGCCGACCGGTTCGCCCCGCCCGTCCCGCACGCCGACTGGAGCCAGCCGCTCGACGCGACCGCGTGGGCGCCCGCCTGCCCGCAGGCGCCCATGGCGGAGCTCGACGCCGTGCTCGGCGACTTCGCCGGCCTCCGGGTCGACGAGGACTGCCTGCGCGTCTCCGTCACGATGCCGCGCGACGTCGCGCCGGACGCGGCGCTGCCGGTCATGGTCTGGATCCACGGCGGCTCGTACGTCGCGGGCGCGGGAGACGTGCCGATCATGGATCCGGCGCCGCTCGTCGCCGAGCAGCGCGTGGTCGTCGTCACCGTCACCTACCGGCTGGGCCTTCTCGGCTACCTCGGCGACGGCGCCGGCCGCCCCGCGAACCTCGGCCTCCTCGACCAGCTGGAGGCCCTCCGCTGGGTGGCCCGCAACATCCGCGCGTTCGGCGGGGACCCCGCTCGCGTGACGGCCTTCGGGCAGTCCGCTGGCGGCGACGCGGTCGCGCACCTGATGGCGCTCCCGGAGGCGGCGGGGCTCTTCCGCCGCGCCATCGTGCAGAGCGCGCCCCTCGGCATCTCCCGCGGACGGCGGCGGATGAACGCGGCCATGGCCCGCGCCTCCCGCGACCTCACGGCCGACATGCCCGTCGAGGACGTGGTCGCGCGGCAGGCGGCCGTCGAGCGCGTCGCGGCGCCGTACGGCCTCATCGGCGCGATGCCGTTCGGCACCCAGTACGGGCACGCGCCGCTGCCGCCGGAGTCGCGCCTCGACGCGGCGTGGGACCGCGCGGCGCCCGGCGTCGACGTCCTGATCGGCTACACAGCGGAGGAGGCGCGGCTGTTCCTGCCCGGCATCCCGTGGCTCGCGCGCCTGACACGGACGCCCGTGCTGGGGCCGCTCGTGCGGCGGGCGGCCGTCGCGGCGGTCACGGGGATCATCTACGGCGTGCCGGGCCGCCGCTTCGCCCGCCGGCACGCGCGCGCGGGCGGCACCGCGCACCGCTACGTGATCCGCTGGTCGGCCCCCGGCAGCCCGCTCGGCGCCGCCCACACCGTCGACCTGCCGCTCCTGTTCGGCGACGAGGAGGCCTGGCGCGGCGCGGGGCTGCTCGCGGGGGCGCCGTGGGAGGGGATCCAGCGCGACGCCCGCCGGGTGCGGCAGGTGTGGGGCGACTTCGCACGCGGCCGCATCCCCACCCGGCAGCTCGTCCCGGGCGTGCTGGAGCTGCGGCGCGTCGACGGGTAG
- a CDS encoding alpha/beta fold hydrolase, with the protein MSGGLLGRDVAVTTPDGRRLRAMVDGVGDDLVVLEAGLGGSGLTWGLVHGILARSHRVVAYDRAGLGSSDPDPAPRDLARLADDLEAVIAAFPHRRLVLVGHSWGGPIVRVAAARRIARGLPTAGVVLVDPSDERARTYATRAVRTAFAAQAALLVPLARVGLLAPLHRIALAGLPAPLLADAVAAAGSVGAARATAAEQRHLLPGLQAVAVHPGTTATLPGVPVRVISGTAYRALTRRQRADLVRAHRASAAAAADGAWIPAPRSEHMVPVTDPDVVAAVVAALP; encoded by the coding sequence ATGAGCGGCGGCCTCCTCGGGCGCGACGTCGCGGTCACGACGCCGGACGGTCGCCGCCTCCGCGCGATGGTCGACGGCGTCGGCGACGACCTCGTCGTCCTGGAGGCCGGCCTCGGCGGCAGCGGCCTCACCTGGGGTCTCGTGCACGGGATCCTCGCGCGCTCCCACCGCGTCGTCGCCTACGACCGCGCGGGCCTCGGATCCAGCGACCCCGATCCGGCGCCGCGGGACCTCGCCCGCCTCGCCGACGACCTCGAGGCGGTGATCGCCGCGTTCCCGCATCGCCGCCTCGTGCTCGTCGGGCACAGCTGGGGCGGGCCGATCGTGCGCGTGGCGGCGGCGCGGCGGATCGCGCGGGGGCTGCCGACCGCCGGCGTCGTGCTGGTGGACCCGAGCGACGAGCGCGCCCGCACCTACGCGACGCGCGCCGTGCGGACCGCCTTCGCCGCGCAGGCCGCACTGCTCGTGCCGCTCGCCCGCGTCGGCCTGCTCGCGCCGCTGCACCGGATCGCTCTGGCCGGGCTGCCCGCGCCCCTCCTCGCGGACGCCGTCGCCGCGGCGGGTTCGGTCGGCGCCGCGCGCGCCACCGCGGCCGAGCAGCGGCACCTCCTGCCCGGCCTCCAGGCTGTGGCTGTGCACCCCGGCACCACGGCGACGCTCCCCGGCGTGCCCGTCCGCGTGATCTCGGGCACGGCGTACCGCGCGCTCACCCGACGGCAGCGGGCCGACCTCGTGCGCGCGCATCGGGCGTCGGCCGCTGCCGCTGCCGACGGCGCGTGGATCCCGGCGCCGCGGTCCGAGCACATGGTGCCCGTGACGGATCCGGACGTGGTGGCCGCGGTCGTCGCCGCCCTGCCCTGA
- a CDS encoding GNAT family N-acetyltransferase — protein sequence MDPVTLRTPRLTLRPPALDDVDAIAAACRDPAIQRYVPVPAPYARDDALSYVTGFCADGWASGERLTWAVLDGDAFVGTVGLSEVAEGAAEIGYWLAPHARGRGLMREAAAAVVDHAFDASAGLGLIRIGWRAFAGNAGSAAVARALGFRFEGVARLGATGRDGREDDWLAGLLATDGRTPRTWPVLA from the coding sequence ATGGATCCCGTCACCCTCCGCACCCCGCGCCTGACGCTGCGCCCGCCCGCGCTCGACGACGTCGACGCGATCGCCGCCGCCTGCCGGGACCCGGCGATCCAGCGCTACGTGCCCGTCCCCGCGCCGTACGCGCGCGACGACGCGCTCTCCTACGTCACCGGCTTCTGCGCCGACGGCTGGGCGTCGGGCGAGCGCCTCACCTGGGCCGTGCTCGACGGCGACGCGTTCGTCGGCACGGTCGGGCTGAGCGAGGTCGCGGAGGGCGCCGCGGAGATCGGCTACTGGCTGGCGCCGCACGCACGGGGTCGCGGGCTGATGCGGGAGGCCGCGGCCGCCGTCGTCGACCACGCGTTCGACGCGTCCGCCGGCCTCGGGCTCATCCGGATCGGCTGGCGCGCGTTCGCCGGGAACGCCGGATCCGCCGCGGTCGCCCGCGCGCTCGGCTTCCGCTTCGAGGGCGTGGCCCGCCTCGGCGCGACGGGCCGCGACGGCCGCGAGGACGACTGGCTCGCGGGGCTCCTCGCGACGGACGGCCGCACGCCACGGACGTGGCCCGTGCTCGCATGA
- a CDS encoding DEAD/DEAH box helicase, which produces MSTDDTASTPDADAAPRTTFSDLGLSDPVLKALKDVGYETPSAIQAATIPSLLSGRDVLGVAQTGTGKTAAFALPILSNLDVSQKTPQALVLAPTRELALQVCEAFERYASGMRGVHVLPVYGGQGYGVQLSALRRGVHVVVGTPGRIMDHLDKGTLDLSQLKFLVLDEADEMLKMGFAEDVETILADTPKSKQIALFSATMPAQIRRISGKYLQDPEEITVKNKTTTSANTTQRYLMVSYPQKVDALTRILETENFEGMIVFVRTKNETETLAEKLRARGYAAAAISGDVAQAQRERTVEQLKSGKLDILVATDVAARGLDVDRISHVVNYDIPIDTESYVHRIGRTGRAGRSGAAISFVTPRERRLLTAIEKATRQPLTEMRMPSAEDVNVTRLTRFDDAITAALQDRERLDAFRDIVGHYVNHHDVVESDVAAALAIVAQGDTPLLLSADDLRPPRVERERRDDRPGRDGDDRGERRARPARGSGNMATYRIDVGRRHRVEPRQIVGALANEGGFSREDFGHIDIRPDFSLVELPAGLPQDRLDRLASTLINGRPIDIRPDRGGPRAAERGAAPERRGRKPRD; this is translated from the coding sequence ATGAGCACTGACGACACCGCATCCACCCCCGACGCGGACGCCGCCCCCCGCACGACCTTCAGCGACCTCGGCCTGTCCGACCCCGTTCTCAAGGCCCTCAAGGACGTCGGCTACGAGACCCCCTCGGCCATCCAGGCCGCCACCATCCCCTCCCTCCTCTCCGGCCGCGACGTCCTCGGCGTCGCCCAGACCGGCACGGGCAAGACGGCCGCGTTCGCGCTGCCGATCCTCTCCAACCTCGACGTCTCGCAGAAGACGCCGCAGGCCCTCGTGCTCGCGCCCACCCGCGAGCTCGCGCTCCAGGTGTGCGAGGCGTTCGAGCGCTACGCGTCCGGCATGCGCGGCGTGCACGTGCTGCCCGTCTACGGCGGCCAGGGCTACGGCGTGCAGCTGTCGGCGCTCCGCCGCGGCGTGCACGTGGTCGTCGGCACCCCCGGCCGCATCATGGACCACCTCGACAAGGGCACCCTCGACCTGTCGCAGCTGAAGTTCCTCGTGCTCGACGAGGCCGACGAGATGCTCAAGATGGGCTTCGCGGAGGACGTGGAGACGATCCTCGCGGACACCCCGAAGTCGAAGCAGATCGCGCTGTTCTCGGCCACGATGCCCGCGCAGATCCGCCGCATCTCGGGCAAGTACCTGCAGGACCCCGAGGAGATCACGGTCAAGAACAAGACCACGACCTCCGCGAACACCACGCAGCGCTACCTGATGGTGTCGTACCCGCAGAAGGTCGACGCGCTCACGCGCATCCTCGAGACCGAGAACTTCGAGGGCATGATCGTGTTCGTCCGCACGAAGAACGAGACGGAGACGCTCGCCGAGAAGCTCCGCGCCCGCGGCTACGCGGCCGCCGCCATCTCGGGCGACGTCGCGCAGGCCCAGCGCGAGCGCACGGTCGAGCAGCTGAAGTCGGGCAAGCTCGACATCCTCGTCGCCACCGACGTCGCGGCCCGCGGCCTCGACGTCGACCGCATCAGCCACGTCGTCAACTACGACATCCCCATCGACACCGAGTCGTACGTGCACCGCATCGGCCGCACGGGCCGCGCCGGACGCAGCGGCGCGGCGATCAGCTTCGTCACGCCGCGCGAGCGCCGCCTCCTCACCGCCATCGAGAAGGCCACCCGCCAGCCGCTCACCGAGATGCGCATGCCGAGCGCCGAGGACGTCAACGTCACCCGCCTCACGCGCTTCGACGACGCGATCACGGCCGCCCTGCAGGACCGCGAGCGCCTCGACGCGTTCCGCGACATCGTGGGCCACTACGTGAACCACCACGACGTCGTCGAGTCCGACGTCGCCGCCGCGCTCGCGATCGTGGCGCAGGGCGACACCCCGCTCCTGCTCTCGGCCGACGACCTCCGCCCGCCGCGCGTCGAGCGCGAGCGCCGCGACGACCGCCCGGGCCGCGACGGCGACGACCGCGGCGAGCGTCGCGCCCGCCCCGCGCGCGGCAGCGGCAACATGGCCACCTACCGCATCGACGTCGGCCGCCGTCACCGCGTCGAGCCCCGCCAGATCGTCGGCGCGCTCGCCAACGAGGGCGGCTTCAGCCGCGAGGACTTCGGGCACATCGACATCCGCCCGGACTTCTCGCTCGTCGAGCTGCCGGCCGGCCTGCCGCAGGACCGGCTCGACCGCCTCGCCAGCACGCTCATCAACGGCCGGCCGATCGACATCCGCCCCGACCGCGGCGGGCCCCGTGCCGCCGAGCGCGGCGCCGCCCCCGAGCGCCGGGGTCGCAAGCCCCGCGACTGA
- a CDS encoding class I SAM-dependent methyltransferase has translation MPHHHAHAPADPSLAALLDLDARILHRHLLEVTTWIRGLARDTAGRVVVDIGAGTGTGSVALARRFDRAEVVAVDASEAMLDRVAERAVVDGLADRIRPVRADLDDAWPALPPADVVWASLVLHEVRDPAGLLRRIHDGLAPGGLVAVVEMDGPPRFLPDDLDLGPDLAGPGLADRLDDAVTHGGTGGPSHPDWAPWLRDVGLVDVATRTFPLAPDPADPIAAAATLPYARAWLARVRARSADRLAPADVAALDALLDADGPHALARIPGLRLRGTRTAYVGRRPR, from the coding sequence ATGCCCCACCACCACGCGCACGCCCCGGCCGACCCGTCGCTCGCCGCCCTCCTCGACCTCGACGCGCGGATCCTGCACCGCCACCTCCTCGAGGTGACCACGTGGATCCGCGGCCTCGCCCGCGACACCGCCGGCCGCGTCGTCGTCGACATCGGCGCCGGGACGGGCACGGGATCCGTCGCGCTGGCCCGGCGCTTCGACCGGGCCGAGGTGGTCGCCGTCGACGCGAGCGAGGCCATGCTCGACCGGGTCGCCGAGCGCGCGGTCGTCGACGGCCTCGCCGACCGGATCCGCCCCGTGCGCGCCGACCTCGACGACGCCTGGCCCGCGCTCCCGCCCGCCGACGTCGTGTGGGCCTCGCTCGTGCTGCATGAGGTGCGGGACCCGGCTGGCCTCCTCCGCCGGATCCACGACGGCCTCGCGCCGGGCGGCCTCGTCGCCGTCGTGGAGATGGACGGGCCGCCGCGCTTCCTGCCGGACGACCTCGACCTCGGGCCCGACCTCGCGGGCCCGGGCCTCGCCGACCGCCTCGACGACGCCGTCACGCACGGCGGCACGGGCGGTCCGTCGCACCCGGACTGGGCCCCGTGGCTCCGCGACGTGGGCCTCGTCGACGTCGCGACCCGCACCTTCCCCCTCGCCCCCGACCCCGCGGATCCGATCGCCGCCGCCGCCACGCTCCCCTACGCCCGCGCGTGGCTGGCCCGCGTCCGCGCCCGCTCCGCCGACCGCCTCGCGCCGGCGGACGTCGCGGCGCTCGACGCCCTCCTCGACGCGGACGGGCCGCACGCCCTCGCGCGCATCCCCGGCCTCCGCCTCCGCGGCACCCGCACCGCCTACGTCGGGCGCCGGCCCCGCTGA
- a CDS encoding helix-turn-helix domain-containing protein, whose translation MTQETDVDALVRQRIRGLREARGWSLDVLAARCFLSPSTLSRIETGHRRIALDQLVPLAKALDTTLDELIESGDDADVVIRPQKDVEAGRTTWVLSRGGGSASGVFVAKMRLTPRRPFPVEELGVHPGRDWFTVLSGTARLQLGERTILVEAGDAAEFSTMVPHAISAHRGVAEVLTILDRDGQRAHLATTGAAAEAD comes from the coding sequence ATGACGCAAGAGACCGACGTCGACGCCCTCGTCCGCCAGCGCATCCGGGGGCTCCGCGAGGCGCGCGGCTGGTCCCTCGACGTGCTCGCGGCGCGCTGCTTCCTCAGCCCGTCGACCCTCAGCCGGATCGAGACCGGCCATCGCCGCATCGCCCTCGACCAGCTGGTGCCGCTCGCCAAGGCCCTCGACACGACGCTCGACGAGCTCATCGAGTCCGGGGACGACGCCGACGTCGTGATCCGGCCGCAGAAGGACGTCGAGGCCGGGCGCACCACGTGGGTGCTGTCGCGCGGCGGGGGGAGCGCGTCGGGCGTCTTCGTCGCGAAGATGCGCCTCACCCCGCGGCGCCCGTTCCCCGTCGAGGAGCTCGGCGTGCACCCCGGCCGCGACTGGTTCACGGTGCTCTCGGGCACGGCGCGGCTGCAGCTGGGGGAGCGGACGATCCTCGTGGAGGCCGGCGACGCGGCCGAGTTCTCGACGATGGTGCCGCACGCCATCAGCGCGCACCGCGGGGTCGCGGAGGTGCTCACGATCCTCGACCGCGACGGGCAGCGGGCGCACCTCGCGACGACCGGGGCCGCGGCGGAGGCGGACTAG